The Caretta caretta isolate rCarCar2 chromosome 5, rCarCar1.hap1, whole genome shotgun sequence genome contains a region encoding:
- the MBLAC2 gene encoding acyl-coenzyme A thioesterase MBLAC2 isoform X1: MSALDWFAHKPLGGGIYWIQERFYESGNRANIWLVRGSQRDVVIDTGLGLRSLPDYLHSAGLLRPGGGPGEAEGGDRRPLLAVATHVHFDHAGGLHQFDEVAVHSAEAGALLRGDNYETVTWLSDSEVVRPPSPGWSARQFRVQPVQPTHVLQEGDVINLGDRQLTVMHMPGHSRGSICLHDRDRKILFSGDVVYDGSMIDWLPYSKISDYVTTCERLIELVDRGLVEKVLPGHFNTFGAERLYRLASNYISKAGVCHKISTCAMRSIASLALRVTNSRVTS, from the exons ATGTCGGCGTTGGACTGGTTCGCCCACAAGCCCCTGGGCGGCGGCATCTACTGGATCCAGGAGCGGTTCTACGAGTCCGGCAACCGAGCCAACATCTGGCTGGTGCGGGGCTCGCAGCGCGACGTGGTGATCGACACCGGCCTGGGGCTGCGTAGCCTGCCCGACTACCTCCACTCGGCCGGGCTGCTGCGGCCGGGCGGCGGGCCCGGGGAGGCGGAGGGCGGGGACAGGAGGCCCCTGCTGGCCGTGGCCACCCACGTACACTTCGATCACGCGGGCGGGCTGCACCAGTTCGACGAGGTGGCGGTGCACAGCGCCGAGGCGGGCGCGCTGCTCCGCGGGGACAACTACGAGACCGTCACCTGGCTGTCGGACAGCGAGGTGGTGCGGCCGCCCAGCCCGGGCTGGAGCGCCCGGCAGTTCCGAGTGCAGCCCGTGCAGCCCACCCACGTCCTGCAGGAGG GGGACGTGATCAACCTTGGTGACCGACAACTGACTGTCATGCATATGCCTGGTCATTCAAGAGGAAGTATTTGCTTACACGACAGAGATCGGAAGATATTGTTCAGTGGAGATGTTGTTTATGATGGATCGATGATTGACTGGCTTCCCTACAGCAAGATAAGTGATTATGTCACAACTTGTGAGCGTCTTATAGAATTAGTGGACAGAGGCCTTGTGGAGAAGGTACTTCCAGGGCATTTTAACACCTTTGGAGCTGAAAGGCTGTATCGTTTAGCTTCCAACTACATTTCAAAAGCTGGAGTTTGTCACAAAATTTCTACCTGTGCCATGAGGTCCATTGCAAGTTTAGCTCTTCGTGTGACAAATTCTAGAGTCACTTCTTAG
- the MBLAC2 gene encoding acyl-coenzyme A thioesterase MBLAC2 isoform X2 — MSALDWFAHKPLGGGIYWIQERFYESGNRANIWLVRGSQRDVVIDTGLGLRSLPDYLHSAGLLRPGGGPGEAEGGDRRPLLAVATHVHFDHAGGLHQFDEVAVHSAEAGALLRGDNYETVTWLSDSEVVRPPSPGWSARQFRVQPVQPTHVLQEGDVINLGDRQLTVMHMPGHSRGSICLHDRDRKILFSGDVVYDGSMIDWLPYSKISDYVTTCERLIELVDRGLVEKACLHLDYECR, encoded by the exons ATGTCGGCGTTGGACTGGTTCGCCCACAAGCCCCTGGGCGGCGGCATCTACTGGATCCAGGAGCGGTTCTACGAGTCCGGCAACCGAGCCAACATCTGGCTGGTGCGGGGCTCGCAGCGCGACGTGGTGATCGACACCGGCCTGGGGCTGCGTAGCCTGCCCGACTACCTCCACTCGGCCGGGCTGCTGCGGCCGGGCGGCGGGCCCGGGGAGGCGGAGGGCGGGGACAGGAGGCCCCTGCTGGCCGTGGCCACCCACGTACACTTCGATCACGCGGGCGGGCTGCACCAGTTCGACGAGGTGGCGGTGCACAGCGCCGAGGCGGGCGCGCTGCTCCGCGGGGACAACTACGAGACCGTCACCTGGCTGTCGGACAGCGAGGTGGTGCGGCCGCCCAGCCCGGGCTGGAGCGCCCGGCAGTTCCGAGTGCAGCCCGTGCAGCCCACCCACGTCCTGCAGGAGG GGGACGTGATCAACCTTGGTGACCGACAACTGACTGTCATGCATATGCCTGGTCATTCAAGAGGAAGTATTTGCTTACACGACAGAGATCGGAAGATATTGTTCAGTGGAGATGTTGTTTATGATGGATCGATGATTGACTGGCTTCCCTACAGCAAGATAAGTGATTATGTCACAACTTGTGAGCGTCTTATAGAATTAGTGGACAGAGGCCTTGTGGAGAAG GCATGTTTGCACCTGGATTATGAATGCCGTTAG